In the Gymnodinialimonas sp. 202GB13-11 genome, one interval contains:
- a CDS encoding sensor N-terminal transmembrane domain-containing protein codes for MTNRRAAERADIVLGEDWDRPQANLESELRAARARRSLISLNSSPLARKIILFNLLAILILGIGFMWLNPFRDSLVAQRERALAVEAQLIADVFEANLPEAAPADLVTGDGVDAEAVLSRIGLTEGVDIFVFAADGTLVTSTQEVGRSVARPVRGLEPQAGETLLITDFLNSIWNGLSGILGRSETAAVPAGPEAHVAMVEAALGGATILQRGEDATGTLFAAATPIDGASGPLGVLVVTTAAGEIDQLVRVNQEQAMQVFVVALIVSIALSLVLASTIANPLADLSAAAELGRDKNARKMSPTRVRIPDLTGRPDEIGRLSGALRGMVAALYDRIDSNEQFAADVSHEIKNPLASLRSAVGTLNVAKTDEQRARLVEVIEHDVQRLDRLVSDISNASRLDSELVKEEEEEFDLVRTLDNISHYHSEEAAKKGVEFITDLPDRSISIAGLEGRLAQVFVNLIGNAISFCEEGDAVRLWTRQRENRVLIVVEDTGPGIPEEALTKVFNRFYSERPVQQFGNHSGLGLAISKQIVEAHGGVIWAENIRPTEADVTSEPLGARFVVGLPI; via the coding sequence ATGACCAACCGCCGCGCCGCAGAGCGGGCGGACATTGTGTTGGGTGAGGATTGGGATCGCCCGCAGGCGAACCTGGAAAGCGAACTCAGGGCCGCGCGCGCGCGCCGGTCGCTGATTTCGCTGAATTCATCACCGCTTGCGCGCAAGATCATTCTGTTCAACCTGCTCGCGATCCTGATCCTCGGGATCGGGTTCATGTGGCTGAACCCGTTCCGCGACTCCCTTGTCGCGCAGCGTGAGCGCGCGCTCGCCGTGGAAGCACAACTGATCGCAGATGTGTTCGAGGCGAACCTGCCCGAAGCAGCACCTGCCGATCTTGTGACAGGTGACGGCGTAGATGCGGAAGCCGTATTGTCGCGGATCGGGCTGACGGAAGGCGTTGATATCTTCGTTTTCGCGGCGGATGGCACGTTGGTGACATCGACGCAGGAAGTGGGCCGCAGCGTGGCGCGCCCGGTGCGTGGGTTGGAGCCACAGGCCGGTGAGACGCTTCTGATCACGGACTTCCTGAATTCGATCTGGAACGGCCTTTCCGGCATCCTGGGGCGGTCGGAAACTGCCGCTGTGCCGGCTGGCCCCGAAGCGCATGTGGCGATGGTTGAAGCGGCCCTTGGCGGTGCAACAATCCTGCAAAGGGGCGAGGATGCAACCGGCACCTTGTTCGCTGCAGCTACACCGATTGATGGGGCGTCCGGACCATTGGGCGTTCTGGTTGTGACAACGGCTGCGGGCGAAATTGACCAGCTTGTGCGCGTGAACCAGGAACAGGCCATGCAGGTCTTCGTGGTCGCCTTGATCGTGTCGATTGCCCTGTCGCTGGTTTTGGCATCGACCATTGCGAACCCCCTTGCTGACCTTTCGGCGGCCGCAGAGCTTGGGCGTGACAAGAACGCGCGCAAGATGTCGCCCACGCGTGTCCGCATTCCTGACCTGACAGGACGGCCGGATGAGATCGGGCGGCTGTCTGGCGCGCTCAGGGGCATGGTTGCGGCACTCTATGACCGCATTGACAGCAACGAACAGTTCGCTGCCGACGTGAGCCATGAGATCAAGAATCCACTGGCCTCGCTGCGCTCTGCGGTTGGGACCTTGAACGTGGCGAAAACGGATGAACAGCGCGCGCGCTTGGTCGAGGTGATTGAACACGACGTTCAGCGCCTGGACCGGTTGGTCAGCGACATCTCAAACGCGTCGCGCCTCGATTCTGAGCTGGTGAAGGAAGAGGAAGAGGAATTCGACCTCGTCCGTACACTCGACAATATTAGCCATTATCACTCGGAAGAAGCGGCCAAGAAGGGCGTTGAGTTCATCACAGACCTGCCGGACCGCTCGATCAGCATCGCTGGTTTGGAAGGGCGTCTTGCGCAGGTCTTCGTCAACCTGATCGGCAACGCGATTTCCTTCTGTGAGGAAGGTGATGCCGTCCGCCTTTGGACCCGGCAGCGCGAAAATCGTGTGCTCATCGTGGTTGAGGATACAGGCCCCGGCATCCCGGAAGAGGCGCTGACAAAGGTGTTCAATCGCTTCTACTCTGAACGCCCGGTGCAGCAGTTCGGCAATCACTCCGGCCTGGGCCTCGCTATTTCGAAGCAGATCGTGGAAGCCCATGGCGGTGTGATCTGGGCCGAGAATATTCGCCCGACCGAGGCCGACGTGACATCCGAGCCGCTTGGCGCGCGCTTTGTTGTCGGCTTGCCGATCTGA
- a CDS encoding response regulator codes for MARIALVDDDRNILTSVSMTLEAEGFDVETYNDGQSALDAFNRKLPDLGVFDIKMPRMDGMDLLQRLRQKSQMPVIFLTSKDDEIDELMGLRMGADDYVKKPFSQRLLVERIRSILRRQDAIASDATGAPEESTVLDRGDLQMDPLRHAVSWKGKDVTLTVTEFLLLQALAQRPGFVKSRDQLMDVAYDEQVYVDDRTIDSHIKRLRKKMRSVDDEFSAIETLYGIGYRYNEE; via the coding sequence ATGGCCCGCATCGCACTTGTCGATGACGACAGGAATATCCTGACGTCTGTGTCGATGACCCTTGAGGCAGAGGGTTTTGACGTAGAAACTTACAACGATGGTCAGTCCGCGCTGGACGCCTTCAACCGCAAATTGCCGGATCTAGGTGTCTTCGACATCAAGATGCCGCGCATGGATGGCATGGATTTGCTCCAACGCCTGCGCCAGAAATCCCAGATGCCCGTGATCTTCCTAACGTCAAAAGACGATGAGATCGACGAGTTGATGGGCCTGCGCATGGGCGCGGACGACTACGTGAAAAAACCGTTCTCGCAGCGCCTTTTGGTGGAACGCATCCGTTCGATCCTGCGTCGTCAGGATGCGATTGCGTCCGATGCTACCGGCGCGCCCGAGGAAAGTACGGTTCTGGACCGTGGCGATCTGCAGATGGATCCGCTGCGCCACGCCGTAAGCTGGAAGGGCAAGGATGTGACGCTGACGGTCACGGAATTCCTGCTGCTTCAGGCACTGGCGCAACGGCCCGGTTTCGTGAAGTCGCGCGATCAGCTGATGGACGTGGCCTATGATGAGCAGGTCTATGTCGACGACCGTACCATCGACAGCCACATCAAGCGCCTGCGCAAGAAGATGCGCTCGGTTGACGATGAGTTCTCGGCCATCGAGACGCTCTACGGCATTGGTTATCGCTACAACGAAGAATAA
- a CDS encoding phosphoenolpyruvate carboxykinase — MTNGRVNPAHTLDQHGITGLGSVYYNLLEPALMQAAVERGEGRIGKGGTFLVSTGQFTGRSPNDKFVVRTPAVEDTIWWDNNAPMAPEAFDVLHADMLEHMKGNDYYVQDLYAGADPEHRLDVRVVSELAWHNLFIRHLLRRPEASELASFIPEFTIINCPTFKADPARHGCRSETVIALNFERKLILIGNTEYAGENKKSVFTLLNYMLPEKGVMAMHCSANHAIGDPDDAAVFFGLSGTGKTTLSADPSRTLIGDDEHGWSDNGTFNFEGGCYAKTINLREEAEPEIYATTQKFGTVIENMVYNEDTLELDFDDDSLTANMRCAYPLDMISNASDTGLAGHPKNIVMLTCDAFGVLPPIARLTPAQAMYHFLSGFTAKVAGTERGVTEPTPTFSTCFGAPFMPRRPEVYGDLLREKIAEHGATCWLVNTGWTGGAFGTGSRMPIKATRALLTAALDGTLNRGKFRKDPHFGFEVPTTCPGCEDDLLDPRGTWADGAAYDKQAQKLVQMFADNFAQYVAHIDEDVRAAAI; from the coding sequence ATGACCAATGGACGCGTGAACCCCGCACACACGCTTGATCAACACGGCATTACGGGGCTCGGATCGGTCTATTATAACTTGTTGGAGCCCGCCTTGATGCAAGCTGCAGTTGAGCGCGGCGAAGGTCGGATCGGGAAAGGCGGCACCTTCCTCGTGTCGACAGGCCAATTCACCGGACGCTCCCCCAACGACAAATTCGTTGTGCGCACACCCGCCGTTGAAGACACCATCTGGTGGGACAACAACGCCCCCATGGCGCCCGAGGCCTTCGATGTGCTCCACGCTGATATGCTGGAGCATATGAAGGGCAATGATTACTACGTTCAGGACCTCTACGCAGGCGCCGACCCCGAGCATCGCCTCGATGTGCGCGTCGTCAGCGAGCTTGCCTGGCACAACCTCTTCATCCGCCACCTTCTGCGCCGCCCCGAGGCCAGCGAGCTGGCATCGTTCATCCCCGAATTCACCATCATCAACTGCCCGACCTTCAAGGCAGACCCGGCGCGCCACGGCTGCCGCTCGGAAACGGTGATCGCACTGAATTTCGAGAGGAAGCTGATCCTGATCGGCAACACGGAGTATGCCGGCGAGAACAAGAAGTCCGTCTTCACCCTTCTCAACTACATGCTGCCTGAAAAAGGCGTCATGGCCATGCACTGCTCGGCCAACCACGCCATTGGCGACCCGGATGATGCGGCCGTCTTCTTTGGCCTCAGCGGCACTGGCAAAACCACGCTCTCTGCTGACCCGTCGCGCACGCTCATCGGCGACGATGAACATGGCTGGTCTGACAATGGCACCTTCAACTTCGAAGGCGGTTGCTACGCGAAGACGATCAACCTCCGCGAAGAGGCCGAGCCTGAGATTTACGCAACCACTCAGAAGTTCGGCACCGTGATCGAGAACATGGTCTACAACGAAGACACGCTGGAACTTGATTTCGACGATGACAGCCTGACCGCCAACATGCGCTGCGCCTACCCGCTCGACATGATCTCGAACGCGTCGGACACGGGGCTTGCGGGCCACCCCAAGAACATCGTGATGCTGACCTGCGATGCGTTCGGCGTCCTGCCGCCCATTGCACGCCTGACGCCCGCGCAAGCCATGTACCACTTCCTCAGCGGCTTTACCGCCAAAGTCGCCGGAACCGAACGTGGCGTGACCGAGCCTACGCCAACCTTCTCCACCTGCTTCGGCGCACCCTTCATGCCGCGCCGGCCAGAGGTCTACGGCGACCTGCTGCGCGAGAAGATTGCCGAACATGGCGCTACATGCTGGTTGGTCAACACGGGTTGGACCGGTGGTGCGTTCGGCACCGGCTCCCGCATGCCGATCAAAGCCACCCGCGCCCTGCTGACCGCAGCCCTTGATGGCACGCTCAACCGCGGCAAGTTCCGCAAGGATCCACACTTCGGGTTTGAAGTGCCGACCACTTGCCCCGGCTGTGAAGACGATTTGCTCGATCCGCGTGGCACATGGGCCGATGGCGCGGCTTACGACAAACAGGCACAGAAACTGGTGCAGATGTTTGCCGACAATTTCGCGCAATACGTCGCCCATATCGACGAAGATGTGCGGGCCGCCGCCATCTAG
- a CDS encoding DUF3859 domain-containing protein, with translation MLARILLALALILPASAFAQSETANPRISDRIGELIYGIYCAQEPERRDPAPDTASGHLNIVPIIPDFQFRQKLVPAEIGIGFGVLATATPGMLHDPVTVTVTHPPYPDSGIEVERWITDVDDLGPSLMGFSFDTANELLLGEWTFSAHTLDGEELFHIAFEVVQPELMPQVVSTCFGSFMS, from the coding sequence ATGCTGGCCCGTATTCTTCTCGCCCTTGCATTGATCTTGCCCGCATCCGCGTTTGCGCAGTCGGAAACCGCGAACCCTCGCATCAGCGACCGCATCGGCGAATTGATCTACGGCATATATTGCGCGCAAGAGCCTGAGCGCCGTGACCCAGCCCCCGATACTGCGTCCGGCCATCTCAACATCGTTCCAATCATTCCGGATTTCCAATTCCGCCAGAAACTCGTCCCCGCAGAAATCGGCATCGGGTTCGGCGTCTTGGCCACCGCCACACCGGGTATGCTGCATGACCCGGTCACAGTGACGGTCACGCACCCGCCCTACCCCGACAGCGGGATTGAAGTGGAACGCTGGATCACGGATGTCGATGATTTGGGCCCCAGCCTGATGGGCTTCAGCTTCGATACCGCCAATGAGCTCCTCCTGGGCGAATGGACCTTCTCTGCGCATACGCTCGATGGAGAAGAGCTCTTCCATATCGCGTTCGAAGTCGTACAGCCCGAGCTCATGCCGCAGGTCGTCAGCACCTGTTTCGGATCTTTCATGTCCTGA